From Paraburkholderia sabiae, a single genomic window includes:
- the iolG gene encoding inositol 2-dehydrogenase: MTEVAGKTIDVAVFGAGRIGKIHASNLARQPGVRLKYVVDVNREAAAALAAQYGAQVADIDGAMGDASVGATVICSSTDTHADLILQSAAQKKHVFCEKPVDLTLERARACADAVAKAGVVCMIGFQRRFDPTFAALKARIDAGEIGTPEMLVVTSRDPGAPPVEYIKHSGGIFKDMLIHDFDIFRWILDDDAETVHATGSCLSDPAIAEAGDIGSTAVTIRTKRGRLCQINTARRAAYGYDQRFEVLGSEGMLQAGNVRPTEVTAYSKSAVSSDVPEHFFLERYRAAYALEIAHFFEAVTQGKPVRTTVADGMKALELAEAATRSWREGRAVKLNEAL, encoded by the coding sequence ATGACTGAAGTGGCAGGCAAGACGATCGACGTGGCAGTGTTCGGCGCGGGGCGCATCGGCAAGATTCATGCGTCCAATCTCGCGCGGCAGCCGGGCGTGCGGCTCAAGTATGTGGTCGACGTGAATCGCGAGGCGGCGGCAGCGCTCGCCGCGCAATACGGCGCGCAGGTGGCCGATATCGACGGCGCGATGGGCGATGCGTCGGTCGGCGCGACGGTGATCTGTTCGAGCACCGACACGCACGCCGATCTGATCCTGCAATCGGCGGCGCAGAAGAAGCACGTGTTCTGCGAGAAGCCCGTCGATCTGACGCTGGAACGCGCGCGCGCCTGCGCCGATGCCGTCGCGAAGGCGGGCGTCGTGTGCATGATCGGCTTCCAGCGCCGCTTCGATCCGACGTTCGCGGCGCTGAAGGCGCGCATCGATGCGGGCGAAATCGGCACGCCGGAAATGCTCGTCGTGACGAGCCGCGATCCGGGCGCGCCGCCCGTCGAGTACATCAAGCACTCGGGCGGCATTTTCAAGGACATGCTGATTCACGACTTCGACATCTTCCGCTGGATTCTCGACGACGACGCGGAGACCGTGCACGCGACGGGCAGTTGTCTGTCCGATCCGGCGATCGCCGAGGCGGGTGATATCGGTTCGACGGCGGTGACGATCCGCACGAAACGCGGCCGACTTTGCCAGATCAATACGGCGCGGCGTGCCGCGTATGGCTATGACCAGCGCTTCGAAGTGCTCGGCAGCGAAGGGATGCTGCAGGCGGGCAACGTGCGTCCGACGGAAGTGACGGCGTATTCGAAGTCGGCCGTATCGAGCGACGTGCCGGAGCACTTCTTTCTCGAACGTTATCGCGCTGCGTACGCGCTCGAAATCGCGCATTTCTTCGAAGCCGTCACGCAAGGCAAGCCGGTGCGCACGACAGTCGCCGACGGCATGAAGGCGCTCGAACTCGCCGAAGCCGCGACGCGTTCGTGGCGCGAAGGCCGCGCGGTGAAGCTCAACGAGGCGCTGTGA
- a CDS encoding MurR/RpiR family transcriptional regulator produces the protein MPEDSTEELPSVEELMQRIAENYESLPRQLKSVATYLEQHRSSVMVDRTSDIAASCGVHPSAVVRFAQRFGFSGFSDLQAVFRQAYTTQGGSAQSYQQRIRKLIDEKPGRLSGGSVAREFVAACRDGLDELEGSLDDAQFDAAVKMLQQADNIYVIGVRRSFPVASYIVYALQHTPKRVHLVSGFGGMYREQIRSVKKGDVVIAISFAPYGKETQYCLRVAHHHQAKTLVITDSQLSPLARYASTQLYVKEGSAFAFRSLTSTICLCQALFIALAYKLELNVEESTDTGGYDD, from the coding sequence ATGCCGGAAGACAGCACAGAAGAGTTGCCGAGCGTCGAAGAATTGATGCAGCGCATCGCGGAGAACTACGAGTCGTTGCCGCGTCAGTTGAAGAGCGTCGCGACGTATCTCGAGCAGCATCGTTCGAGCGTGATGGTCGATCGCACCAGCGACATCGCGGCGAGTTGCGGCGTGCATCCGTCCGCCGTGGTGCGCTTCGCGCAGCGTTTCGGTTTCTCGGGCTTTTCCGATCTGCAGGCGGTGTTCCGTCAGGCGTACACGACGCAGGGCGGTTCGGCGCAGAGCTATCAGCAGCGCATCCGCAAGCTGATCGACGAGAAGCCTGGGCGGCTGTCGGGCGGCAGTGTCGCGCGGGAATTCGTGGCCGCGTGCCGCGACGGTCTGGACGAACTCGAAGGCTCGCTCGACGACGCGCAGTTCGACGCCGCCGTGAAGATGCTGCAGCAGGCGGACAACATCTATGTGATCGGCGTGCGGCGCTCGTTTCCCGTCGCGAGCTACATCGTCTACGCGTTGCAGCACACGCCGAAGCGCGTGCATCTGGTGTCGGGATTCGGCGGGATGTATCGCGAGCAGATTCGCAGCGTGAAGAAGGGCGATGTCGTGATCGCGATCAGCTTCGCGCCGTACGGCAAGGAGACGCAGTATTGCCTGCGCGTCGCGCATCACCATCAGGCGAAGACGCTCGTCATTACGGATAGCCAGCTATCGCCGCTCGCGCGCTATGCGAGCACGCAGCTGTATGTGAAAGAGGGCAGCGCGTTTGCGTTCCGCTCGCTGACCAGCACGATCTGCCTGTGCCAGGCGCTGTTCATCGCGCTCGCGTACAAGCTCGAATTGAACGTAGAAGAGTCGACAGACACTGGAGGATACGATGACTGA
- a CDS encoding ABC transporter permease, translating to MGVAGKHFPSHGHDAPNDASDATAQSTAPANPADERIRKESFFGHVLNRPEFAAISGTVLVFLVFALTAGSSGMFNLDGVMNWSQVSAYLGILAVGACLLMIAGEFDLSIGSMIGFAGMMVAIPAVYFHWPIWASIIFAFAGSMALGALNGYLVMRTRLPSFIVTLAFLFILRGLTLALSIMVADRTIISGVGDLAQADAVTNFLFHGVALHGLFTSLAHMGIGSLLDNGQPLVPGIPKVLLWWFALAAVGAFVLAKTRYGNWVLAVGGDANAAKNVGVPVRRVKISLFVLTAFCSCLFAVLQVCDIGSAAADRGLQKEFEAIIAAVIGGTLLTGGYGSVVGACFGALIFGVVQIGITYTNVSSDWFRVFLGVMLLIAVLFNHYVRRRVAQS from the coding sequence ATGGGCGTAGCCGGCAAACACTTTCCATCGCATGGTCACGACGCACCGAACGACGCGTCGGACGCCACCGCGCAATCCACCGCACCGGCGAACCCCGCTGACGAACGCATCCGCAAGGAATCGTTCTTCGGCCATGTGCTGAACCGGCCGGAATTCGCCGCGATCTCGGGCACCGTGCTGGTCTTCCTCGTGTTCGCGCTCACGGCGGGCAGCTCGGGCATGTTCAACCTCGACGGCGTGATGAACTGGTCGCAGGTGTCCGCGTATCTCGGCATTCTCGCCGTCGGCGCGTGTCTGCTGATGATCGCCGGCGAGTTCGATCTTTCCATAGGCTCGATGATCGGCTTCGCGGGCATGATGGTCGCGATTCCCGCCGTCTATTTTCACTGGCCGATCTGGGCGTCCATCATCTTCGCGTTCGCAGGCTCGATGGCGCTCGGCGCACTGAACGGCTATCTCGTGATGCGCACGCGCCTGCCGTCGTTCATCGTGACGCTCGCGTTCCTCTTCATTCTGCGCGGCCTGACGCTCGCGCTGTCGATCATGGTCGCGGACCGCACGATCATCTCCGGTGTCGGCGATCTCGCGCAGGCTGATGCCGTGACCAACTTCCTGTTTCATGGCGTCGCGCTGCACGGCCTCTTCACGAGCCTCGCGCACATGGGCATCGGCTCGCTGCTCGACAACGGCCAGCCGCTCGTCCCCGGCATTCCCAAAGTGCTGCTGTGGTGGTTCGCATTGGCCGCTGTGGGTGCGTTCGTCCTCGCGAAGACGCGCTACGGCAACTGGGTGCTCGCCGTCGGCGGCGATGCGAATGCCGCGAAGAATGTCGGCGTGCCCGTGCGCCGCGTGAAGATTTCCCTCTTCGTGCTGACGGCCTTCTGCTCGTGCCTGTTCGCCGTGCTGCAGGTGTGCGACATCGGTTCCGCTGCCGCCGACCGCGGCCTGCAAAAAGAATTCGAAGCGATCATCGCCGCGGTGATCGGCGGCACGCTGCTGACGGGCGGTTATGGCTCGGTAGTGGGCGCGTGCTTCGGCGCGCTGATCTTCGGCGTCGTGCAGATCGGCATCACCTATACGAACGTCAGTTCCGACTGGTTCCGCGTGTTCCTCGGCGTGATGCTGCTGATCGCGGTGCTGTTCAACCACTATGTGCGCCGTCGCGTGGCGCAGTCGTAA
- a CDS encoding sugar ABC transporter substrate-binding protein → MRLCKGKASFKVLAAALTLAAGIGAMTAASTAQAADAKFVLISHAPDSDSWWNTIKNAIKQADEDFNVETDYRNPPNGDLADMSRLIEQAAARNYDGVIVTIADFDVLKSSLGKVTGKKIPLVTINSGTEEQSAQLGAIMHIGQPEYVAGKAAGEKAKAAGVKSFLCVNHFATNVVSFERCRGFADALGVNYKTSTIDSGQDPTEIQSKVSAYLRNHPKTGAILTLGPTPASATIKAVQQMGLAGKIYFATFDFSDDIAKGIQDGTIQFAIDQQPYLQGYIAVAVLAIVKKEHTTDPTKIRQILQANPKFKERLQTYGLEPSYGPKNIRSGPGFITKANIDKVIKYAGQYR, encoded by the coding sequence ATGAGACTTTGCAAAGGCAAGGCTTCGTTCAAGGTTCTGGCAGCAGCGCTGACGCTGGCGGCGGGCATCGGCGCGATGACGGCGGCATCGACGGCGCAGGCGGCGGACGCGAAGTTCGTGCTGATCAGCCACGCGCCGGACTCCGACTCGTGGTGGAACACCATCAAGAATGCGATCAAGCAGGCCGACGAAGATTTCAACGTCGAAACCGACTACCGCAACCCGCCCAACGGCGATCTCGCCGACATGTCGCGCCTGATCGAGCAGGCGGCCGCGCGCAACTATGACGGCGTGATCGTGACCATCGCCGATTTCGACGTGCTGAAGAGCTCGCTCGGCAAGGTCACGGGCAAGAAGATTCCGCTCGTCACGATCAACTCGGGCACGGAAGAACAGAGCGCGCAACTCGGCGCGATCATGCACATCGGCCAGCCTGAATACGTGGCGGGCAAGGCAGCGGGCGAAAAAGCCAAGGCTGCCGGCGTGAAGTCGTTCCTGTGCGTGAACCACTTCGCGACCAACGTCGTGTCGTTCGAGCGTTGCCGCGGTTTCGCGGATGCGCTCGGCGTGAACTACAAGACCTCCACGATCGATTCGGGCCAGGACCCGACGGAAATCCAGTCGAAGGTCAGCGCCTATCTGCGCAACCATCCGAAGACGGGCGCGATCCTGACGCTCGGACCGACGCCCGCTTCGGCGACGATCAAGGCCGTGCAGCAGATGGGCCTCGCGGGCAAAATCTACTTCGCCACGTTCGACTTCTCGGACGACATCGCGAAGGGCATCCAGGACGGCACGATCCAGTTCGCGATCGATCAGCAGCCGTATCTGCAAGGCTATATCGCCGTCGCCGTGCTGGCGATCGTGAAGAAAGAACACACGACCGATCCGACGAAGATCCGGCAGATCCTGCAGGCCAATCCGAAGTTCAAGGAGCGTCTGCAAACTTACGGCCTCGAGCCGTCGTATGGGCCGAAGAACATCCGTTCCGGTCCGGGCTTCATCACGAAGGCGAATATCGACAAGGTCATCAAGTACGCGGGCCAGTACCGCTGA
- a CDS encoding ATP-binding cassette domain-containing protein, with product MSDTLKQDDVILSLENVSKYFGKVIALSGVTLRLKRGEVHCLLGDNGAGKSTLIKTLAGVHQPSSGDYLVDGKKVNFESPSDALDMGIATVYQDLALVPLLSVARNFFMGREPQKKLFGLVNVMDLDTSARIARDKLAEMGIMVRDPHQPIGTMSGGERQCLAIARAIHFGARVLILDEPTAALGVKQSFNVLKLIHKARAKGISVIFITHNVHHAYPIGDSFTLLNRGKSMGTYTKDTISKDEVLDMMAGGAEMQKMISELEGAEI from the coding sequence ATGTCCGACACTCTCAAGCAGGACGACGTCATCCTGTCGCTCGAAAACGTCAGCAAGTATTTCGGCAAGGTGATCGCGCTGTCAGGCGTCACGCTGCGGCTGAAGCGCGGCGAAGTGCACTGCCTGCTCGGCGACAACGGCGCAGGCAAGTCCACGCTCATCAAGACGCTCGCGGGCGTGCACCAGCCCTCTTCCGGCGATTACCTCGTGGACGGCAAGAAGGTCAACTTCGAATCGCCGAGCGACGCGCTCGATATGGGCATCGCCACCGTCTATCAGGATCTCGCGCTGGTGCCGCTCTTGTCCGTCGCGCGCAATTTCTTCATGGGACGCGAGCCGCAGAAGAAGCTCTTCGGCCTCGTCAACGTGATGGACCTCGACACGAGCGCACGCATCGCCCGCGACAAGCTCGCTGAAATGGGCATCATGGTGCGCGACCCGCATCAGCCGATCGGCACGATGTCGGGCGGCGAACGGCAATGTCTGGCGATTGCGCGTGCGATTCACTTCGGCGCACGCGTACTGATTCTCGACGAACCGACAGCCGCACTCGGCGTGAAGCAGAGTTTCAATGTGCTCAAGCTGATTCACAAGGCGCGCGCGAAAGGCATCTCCGTGATCTTCATCACGCACAACGTGCATCACGCGTACCCCATCGGCGATTCGTTCACGCTGCTCAATCGCGGCAAGTCGATGGGCACGTACACGAAGGACACCATTTCGAAGGACGAAGTGCTCGACATGATGGCGGGCGGCGCGGAGATGCAGAAGATGATCAGCGAACTGGAAGGCGCGGAGATCTGA
- a CDS encoding bifunctional 5-dehydro-2-deoxygluconokinase/5-dehydro-2-deoxyphosphogluconate aldolase: protein MALTSNPTPRDASRFAAGRSRDIICLGRLAVDLYAQQVGSRLEDVASFAKYLGGSSANIAFGCARLGLNASMLARVGNDHMGRFLTETLTKEGCDVEHVRVDHERLTALVLLGLKDRDTFPLIFYRENCADMAVDENDFDEAYIASSKALLITGTHFSTEQVNRTSRRALEYARRNDVRTVLDIDYRPVLWGLTGKADGETRFVANDGVSTHIQSILPLFDLVIGTEEEFRIAGGKDTLIDSLAQVRKVTAATLVVKRGPLGCQIIEGDVPASIDDAPIQGGVEVEVLNVLGAGDAFASGFLSGWLRDEPLEACARSANASGALVVSRHGCAPAMPTPAELDYFLREAKADPARMRRPDRDATLARLHRVTPARKTYDEVLGFAFDHRNQFFELAQQTGADPARISTLKRLFVEAVKQTEEALGLQGKVAVLIDDRYGQDALNEATGRGWWIGRPVELPGSVPLVFDHGRSVGTTLTSWPREHVVKCLVQFHPDEPIEQRIEQEAQLRALYDAVQESGHELLLEVIPPKHLPGGPDVVFRALKRLYNIGIYPEWWKLEPMDASQWQAVDALIQERDPYCRGVVLLGLSAPVEQMMEGFRAAAQSKTCKGFTVGRTIHYEPSHAWLAGEISDDEVIARVRRTFETLIQSWREHRAAAGAGDGTAHAGSSRNVHQEQAA from the coding sequence ATGGCTCTTACCAGCAACCCCACGCCTCGCGACGCGAGCCGCTTCGCGGCGGGCCGCAGCCGCGACATCATCTGCCTAGGCCGGCTAGCCGTCGATCTGTACGCGCAGCAGGTCGGCTCGCGTCTCGAAGACGTCGCGAGCTTCGCGAAGTATCTGGGCGGCTCGTCGGCGAACATCGCGTTCGGCTGCGCGCGACTCGGGCTGAATGCGTCGATGCTCGCGCGCGTCGGCAACGACCACATGGGCCGCTTTCTCACCGAAACGCTCACGAAGGAAGGTTGCGACGTCGAGCACGTGCGCGTCGATCATGAGCGTCTAACGGCTCTCGTGCTGCTCGGCCTGAAAGACCGCGATACGTTCCCGCTGATCTTCTATCGCGAGAACTGCGCGGACATGGCCGTCGATGAAAACGACTTCGACGAGGCGTACATCGCTTCGTCGAAAGCGCTGCTCATTACGGGCACGCATTTTTCGACGGAACAGGTGAACCGCACGAGCCGTCGCGCGCTCGAATACGCGCGACGTAACGATGTGCGTACCGTGCTCGACATCGACTATCGGCCGGTGTTGTGGGGACTTACGGGAAAGGCTGACGGCGAGACGCGCTTCGTCGCAAACGACGGCGTGAGCACGCATATCCAGAGCATCCTGCCGCTCTTCGATCTCGTGATCGGCACGGAAGAAGAGTTTCGCATCGCGGGCGGCAAGGACACGCTGATCGACTCGCTCGCGCAGGTGCGCAAGGTGACGGCCGCGACGCTCGTCGTGAAGCGCGGGCCGCTCGGCTGCCAGATCATCGAGGGCGACGTGCCCGCTTCCATCGACGACGCGCCGATTCAAGGCGGCGTCGAAGTCGAAGTGCTGAACGTGCTCGGCGCAGGCGATGCGTTCGCGTCGGGCTTCCTGTCCGGCTGGCTGCGCGACGAGCCGCTCGAAGCGTGCGCGCGCTCGGCGAACGCGAGCGGCGCGCTGGTCGTGTCGCGTCACGGCTGCGCGCCCGCGATGCCGACGCCCGCCGAACTCGACTACTTCCTGCGCGAAGCGAAAGCGGACCCGGCACGCATGCGCCGCCCCGACCGCGATGCGACGCTCGCGCGGCTGCATCGCGTGACGCCCGCTCGCAAAACGTACGATGAAGTGCTCGGCTTCGCGTTCGATCATCGCAACCAGTTCTTCGAACTCGCGCAGCAGACGGGCGCGGACCCGGCGCGCATTTCGACGCTCAAGCGCCTGTTCGTCGAAGCCGTCAAACAGACGGAAGAAGCGCTCGGCCTGCAAGGCAAGGTCGCCGTGCTGATCGACGATCGCTACGGTCAGGATGCGCTCAACGAAGCGACGGGACGCGGCTGGTGGATCGGCCGTCCTGTGGAGTTGCCGGGCTCTGTGCCGCTCGTATTCGATCATGGCCGCTCGGTCGGCACGACGCTGACGAGCTGGCCGCGCGAGCATGTCGTGAAATGCCTCGTGCAATTTCATCCCGACGAACCGATCGAACAGCGCATCGAACAGGAAGCGCAACTGCGCGCCCTCTACGACGCCGTGCAGGAATCCGGCCATGAACTGCTGCTCGAAGTGATTCCGCCGAAGCATCTGCCCGGCGGACCGGACGTCGTGTTTCGCGCGCTGAAACGGTTGTACAACATCGGCATCTATCCGGAATGGTGGAAGCTCGAACCAATGGATGCATCGCAATGGCAAGCCGTCGATGCGCTGATCCAGGAGCGCGATCCGTATTGCCGCGGCGTCGTGCTGCTTGGGCTGTCTGCGCCCGTCGAGCAGATGATGGAAGGCTTCCGCGCGGCGGCGCAATCGAAGACCTGCAAGGGCTTCACGGTCGGCCGCACGATTCACTATGAGCCGAGTCACGCGTGGCTTGCAGGCGAAATCAGTGACGACGAAGTGATCGCGCGCGTACGACGCACATTCGAAACGCTGATCCAGTCGTGGCGCGAGCATCGCGCGGCAGCGGGC